Proteins from a genomic interval of Acetobacterium woodii DSM 1030:
- a CDS encoding creatininase family protein codes for MRLNIMEINWLEVAQCNKEKTIVFIGFAPIEEHGRHLPLGVDVYETQYWMDNSLSKLEVEFGEHTFLTMPVITYGHASMKGLPGNIHLSQQLLYELVLVTVDNILEWGIKNIVIISGHADPKHTIAIEQVCEKVNNENGIVAFAPMGAIFSGEVAIADENQDPDMKQKMMAFPNDFHAGWIETSNMLEIRKDLVKHDFIKQPDIVVSDKEMINPEVVMKKTAGYGHLGYPKEASVALGKTLNHSVIEKIRYCTSCFIKRQNFQPYEHHKLYGIASLHVKGAE; via the coding sequence ATGCGTTTGAATATTATGGAAATTAACTGGTTGGAAGTGGCGCAGTGCAACAAAGAAAAAACGATTGTGTTTATTGGCTTTGCGCCCATTGAAGAACATGGCAGACATCTGCCTTTAGGTGTTGACGTTTATGAAACACAATACTGGATGGACAATAGTTTAAGCAAACTGGAAGTCGAATTTGGAGAGCACACATTTTTAACAATGCCGGTGATCACTTACGGTCATGCAAGTATGAAAGGACTGCCGGGAAACATTCATCTTTCACAGCAGTTATTATATGAGCTGGTGCTGGTAACCGTAGACAATATCCTTGAATGGGGAATAAAAAATATTGTAATTATTTCTGGGCATGCAGACCCTAAACATACCATTGCGATTGAACAGGTGTGTGAAAAAGTAAATAATGAAAATGGGATAGTCGCATTTGCTCCAATGGGAGCAATATTTTCGGGGGAAGTAGCAATCGCGGATGAAAATCAAGATCCGGACATGAAACAAAAGATGATGGCGTTTCCAAATGATTTTCACGCCGGCTGGATTGAAACTTCAAATATGTTAGAGATTCGAAAAGATTTGGTTAAACATGATTTTATAAAACAGCCGGATATTGTAGTAAGCGATAAAGAGATGATCAATCCTGAAGTGGTGATGAAAAAGACTGCCGGATATGGACATCTTGGATATCCCAAGGAAGCATCCGTAGCGTTAGGGAAAACGCTGAATCATTCAGTCATTGAAAAAATCAGGTATTGTACTTCGTGTTTTATAAAAAGACAAAATTTCCAACCATATGAACATCATAAATTGTATGGAATCGCCTCGTTGCACGTGAAAGGAGCTGAGTAA
- a CDS encoding MerR family transcriptional regulator gives MYSIGKFSIMLNLNRKTLRFYDEIDLFKPAYVDETNQYRYYEESQIEAIREIIRLKNIGISLEQIKKIRNKMNNASLATVYQERLNEIEVALKQLTKQKELIISEQRQATGERVDENNWVVDKGDFIERGNVYYRDVNCEMEQLNSFLSAFYENAGGKTLHGGHLLKMSLADDTKDICEIFAYIGDHEKDENVRIQEKERCIKVTCNQMSQKGNGYKSLFDYAEKNSLRILNTYEKYNMNDGRMNLEIICSIA, from the coding sequence TTGTATAGCATCGGAAAATTTTCGATTATGTTAAATCTAAACAGAAAAACGTTGCGCTTTTATGATGAAATTGATCTATTTAAACCGGCATATGTTGATGAAACAAACCAATACAGATATTATGAAGAATCTCAGATTGAGGCGATCAGAGAAATAATCAGGCTTAAAAACATTGGCATTTCACTGGAACAGATCAAAAAAATTAGAAACAAAATGAATAATGCAAGTTTAGCGACTGTCTATCAGGAACGTTTAAATGAAATAGAAGTAGCATTGAAACAATTGACTAAGCAAAAAGAGCTAATCATCAGTGAACAAAGACAGGCAACCGGAGAAAGGGTTGATGAAAATAATTGGGTCGTTGATAAAGGAGATTTTATAGAGCGGGGTAATGTATATTATCGTGATGTAAATTGCGAAATGGAGCAGTTAAATAGTTTTTTGAGTGCGTTTTATGAAAATGCAGGTGGAAAAACGCTTCACGGTGGACATCTCTTAAAAATGAGTTTAGCGGATGATACAAAAGATATCTGCGAAATATTTGCCTATATTGGGGATCATGAAAAGGACGAAAATGTTAGAATTCAAGAAAAGGAACGGTGTATAAAAGTTACCTGCAATCAAATGAGTCAAAAGGGAAATGGATACAAATCCTTATTTGATTATGCAGAAAAAAATAGTCTTAGGATCTTAAATACTTATGAAAAATATAATATGAACGATGGCCGGATGAATCTGGAAATAATATGCAGTATTGCATAA
- a CDS encoding thioredoxin family protein — MELVNSGLEMDELKKKHDMILIYFGSETCSVCRDMKPKIVRMIEKYPKIKAVNIDVQKMTELSASYRVFTAPAIILFIQGKETIREAGIISIIRLEDAISRYDALFYGDEN; from the coding sequence ATGGAACTGGTAAACTCAGGGTTAGAAATGGATGAATTAAAAAAGAAACATGATATGATTCTGATTTATTTTGGTAGCGAGACGTGTAGCGTCTGTCGGGATATGAAACCTAAAATTGTCAGGATGATCGAAAAATATCCCAAAATCAAGGCGGTTAATATTGATGTGCAAAAGATGACGGAGCTTTCAGCGAGTTATCGCGTGTTTACCGCCCCAGCGATAATACTGTTTATTCAAGGAAAAGAAACGATCCGTGAAGCGGGGATTATTAGCATTATCCGTCTTGAAGATGCGATTTCAAGGTACGATGCACTTTTTTATGGGGATGAGAATTGA
- a CDS encoding sensor domain-containing protein, which translates to MDYSKYDFDQLIERITELEVLNKQMLKEKEQETRLDFAWFGNLGNWYWNRKTNTVTCNHLKITTLGYTMDEIPKKLTHHFFTEKLHPDDYEKTMQAMTLHLQGKASVYEIEYRIQAKDKSWKWFYDRGSITQRDNEGNPELLSGIVFDITARKEEELALKKVNESIYIDELTRSTNKRTFKEKAVKLIKEKNCSYAFIVLDIDNFKLINDIFSYEGGDCLLKHIANTLFQHIKEHEVFGRIVGDKFYLLLDYLSENELESRMKKITKDILVFKFDHNSSFNMVVSSGIYVVKDRTISIDTISDRASLAAKMIKGRYESACFFYNDDIRSRIVNDNEIENEMHEALKNKEFKIFLQPKFDFKTEKIVGAEALIRWQHPRKGIIEPNVFIPLFEKNGFVTKIDLYVFEEICKKQKEWEDEGRKPLIISVNMSRLHLNNPAYVSTLESMTEKYDISPEIIELELTESTFSENLEHAFDVTRRLHNIGFRLAIDDFGSAYSSFNMLKDIFIDVVKIDREFFNEIASTIRGKKIVKSIVKMAKDLAIETVAEGVETKAQVEFLRKIGCDMAQGFYYAKPMPISDFVALLDQEA; encoded by the coding sequence ATGGACTATTCAAAATATGATTTTGATCAATTAATTGAACGAATTACTGAGCTTGAAGTGCTTAATAAGCAAATGCTCAAGGAAAAAGAACAAGAAACACGGTTGGATTTTGCATGGTTTGGAAATTTAGGAAATTGGTATTGGAATCGAAAAACGAATACGGTAACCTGTAATCATTTAAAGATAACAACTTTGGGGTATACAATGGATGAGATACCAAAGAAATTAACCCACCATTTTTTTACGGAAAAGTTACATCCAGATGACTATGAGAAGACAATGCAGGCAATGACCCTACATTTACAGGGAAAAGCAAGCGTTTATGAAATCGAATACCGGATCCAAGCAAAAGATAAAAGTTGGAAATGGTTTTATGATCGCGGATCGATTACCCAAAGAGATAATGAGGGAAATCCTGAACTGTTATCAGGCATTGTTTTCGATATAACGGCTAGAAAAGAAGAGGAACTCGCCTTAAAGAAAGTTAATGAGTCGATATATATTGATGAGTTAACCAGGAGCACTAACAAACGGACTTTTAAAGAAAAAGCAGTAAAGCTGATAAAGGAAAAAAATTGTAGCTATGCCTTTATAGTCCTTGATATCGACAATTTTAAATTAATCAATGATATTTTCAGTTATGAGGGAGGCGACTGTCTTTTAAAACATATTGCCAATACGTTATTTCAGCATATCAAAGAGCATGAGGTTTTTGGGCGTATCGTTGGTGATAAATTTTATCTGCTACTTGACTATTTGTCTGAAAACGAACTGGAAAGCCGTATGAAGAAAATAACTAAAGACATTCTTGTTTTTAAATTTGATCATAATTCATCATTTAATATGGTTGTCAGTAGCGGCATATATGTCGTAAAGGATCGAACGATTAGCATTGACACGATCAGTGACCGAGCAAGTCTTGCAGCGAAGATGATCAAAGGAAGATATGAAAGTGCCTGTTTTTTCTACAATGATGATATTCGCAGTCGAATCGTTAATGACAATGAAATTGAAAATGAAATGCACGAAGCTCTTAAAAATAAAGAATTTAAAATTTTTTTGCAACCTAAATTTGATTTCAAGACTGAAAAAATTGTTGGTGCCGAAGCCTTAATCCGGTGGCAGCATCCCCGGAAAGGTATCATCGAACCAAATGTATTTATTCCTCTTTTTGAAAAAAATGGTTTTGTGACTAAAATTGATCTGTATGTTTTTGAAGAAATATGCAAAAAGCAGAAAGAGTGGGAAGATGAAGGTCGAAAACCGTTGATTATCTCTGTTAATATGTCAAGACTTCATTTGAATAATCCAGCGTATGTTTCAACCCTGGAATCAATGACTGAGAAATATGATATAAGCCCGGAAATTATCGAATTAGAGTTAACTGAAAGCACTTTTTCAGAGAACCTTGAGCATGCTTTTGATGTTACCAGAAGGCTTCATAACATTGGATTTAGATTAGCTATTGATGATTTTGGTTCGGCATACTCATCATTTAATATGCTAAAGGATATTTTTATCGATGTAGTGAAAATTGATCGTGAGTTTTTTAATGAAATAGCCAGTACCATTCGGGGGAAAAAAATTGTTAAGAGTATTGTTAAAATGGCCAAAGATTTAGCCATAGAAACCGTTGCCGAGGGGGTCGAGACAAAAGCGCAGGTGGAATTTTTGCGTAAAATTGGGTGTGATATGGCGCAAGGATTCTATTATGCCAAACCGATGCCAATTTCTGATTTTGTCGCTTTGCTGGACCAAGAAGCTTAG
- a CDS encoding IS1182 family transposase — MQKTKLTCKNYTELNGFYQLKLPLEFEMLIPSDDSVRLHSHLLEGLDYTKLYQAYSSKGRKPAVEPKIMFKIITYAYMNNLYTSHKIERACKRDINFMWLLGGQKPPDHATIARFRQKYLSESMEDLFYQMVKQLNRLGEIPLENIFIDGTKIQANANRYTFVWKKTVSRNEAKMQEKVKQLIDEMNQHCFFGYTVSTETLVDDLERILADLLRQKDAQGITFVHGIGKRKTQLQKWIEKLTDYKTRQQNYQISHELFETRNSYSKTDPDATFMRMKEDHMRNGQLKPAYNVQIGVESEYITAVGVFQDRNDLTTLIPMLEKLEKNIGCRYTNVIADSGYESEENYGYLTDNKYIPFIKPQTYEKWKKKTFKKDISKRENMIYHAETDEYTCHNNKQLRPIGITHRTSVTGYRSDVTIYECENCEACPVKAKCTRAKGNRRLQVSKNFIEKRQVSYGNIITETGKHLRMNRSIQVEGAFGVLKNDYAFSRFLTRGKNQVKTEFFLLCFGYNINKFHAKIQTQRCGHHLHSLKTTA, encoded by the coding sequence ATGCAAAAAACTAAATTAACCTGTAAGAATTATACCGAATTAAATGGATTTTATCAACTAAAATTACCATTGGAATTCGAAATGTTAATACCGTCAGATGATTCAGTGAGACTGCACAGCCACCTGTTGGAGGGATTGGATTATACAAAGTTATATCAGGCATACTCCTCAAAAGGGAGAAAACCGGCAGTTGAACCTAAAATCATGTTTAAAATCATTACATACGCCTACATGAATAATCTCTATACGTCACATAAAATCGAAAGAGCCTGTAAACGGGATATCAACTTTATGTGGCTGTTGGGTGGGCAGAAACCGCCGGATCACGCGACCATCGCCCGATTCCGACAAAAATACCTGTCTGAATCGATGGAAGACTTGTTTTATCAGATGGTCAAACAACTGAATCGATTAGGTGAAATCCCATTGGAAAATATCTTTATCGATGGGACAAAAATTCAGGCCAATGCCAACCGCTATACCTTTGTCTGGAAAAAGACGGTAAGCCGAAATGAAGCCAAAATGCAGGAAAAAGTGAAACAACTGATTGACGAAATGAATCAGCACTGTTTTTTCGGCTATACGGTCTCCACCGAAACGCTGGTTGATGATCTGGAAAGGATTCTTGCTGATCTCCTCAGACAGAAGGACGCCCAGGGGATCACCTTTGTTCATGGGATCGGCAAACGAAAAACGCAACTGCAGAAATGGATTGAGAAATTGACCGACTATAAAACCAGGCAACAGAACTACCAGATCAGCCATGAACTTTTTGAAACCCGCAACAGCTATTCTAAAACCGATCCCGATGCGACCTTTATGCGGATGAAAGAAGATCATATGCGTAATGGTCAGCTCAAACCCGCCTACAACGTACAAATCGGGGTGGAGAGTGAATACATTACCGCCGTGGGTGTTTTTCAGGATCGCAATGATCTCACAACACTAATTCCCATGCTCGAAAAACTGGAGAAAAATATCGGTTGCCGCTATACCAATGTAATTGCCGACTCCGGTTATGAAAGCGAAGAGAACTACGGCTATCTCACGGATAACAAGTATATTCCCTTTATTAAACCTCAGACTTATGAGAAATGGAAGAAGAAAACGTTCAAAAAGGATATCAGTAAACGGGAAAACATGATTTACCATGCTGAAACCGACGAATATACCTGCCACAATAACAAACAACTCCGACCAATCGGTATCACACACCGGACATCGGTGACCGGCTATCGATCAGATGTAACCATTTACGAATGCGAAAATTGTGAAGCCTGTCCGGTTAAAGCAAAATGTACCCGTGCAAAAGGAAATCGCCGCCTGCAGGTATCCAAAAACTTCATCGAAAAAAGACAGGTTTCCTATGGGAATATCATAACCGAAACGGGAAAACACCTTCGTATGAATCGGTCCATTCAGGTGGAAGGCGCCTTTGGCGTGTTGAAAAACGACTATGCTTTCTCCCGTTTTTTAACACGGGGCAAAAATCAGGTGAAAACTGAATTTTTCCTGCTCTGCTTTGGTTACAATATCAACAAATTTCATGCGAAAATTCAAACGCAACGATGCGGTCACCATCTCCATTCCCTTAAAACAACAGCTTGA